One window from the genome of Cyclobacterium amurskyense encodes:
- a CDS encoding YheT family hydrolase: MPVVKISNYYRNQLLFNGHLQTIYPAIFRKKVDLPFERERIKTPDGDFLDLDWLKGGSNSLVIISHGLEGNSQRPYMTGMAKVFFDAGYDVLNWNFRGCSESMNTKPIFYHSGASYDLDHVVSHASTRYSDIHLVGFSLGANITLKYLGETFWESKKNIKKAIAISVPLDLGGSCDKIDQLKNKLYAFNFLHSLKQKIKKKAKVFPEKFSTKQLSKINTIRAFDNEFTAPLHGFGDADDYYSKCSSLHYLPKISHPTLVLNARNDPFLSNSCFPIVKEEYSENLFFEYPKHGGHVGFSPRSGQERFWSETRALEFIQSQNIN, from the coding sequence ATGCCAGTAGTTAAAATATCGAATTATTACCGTAATCAGCTTCTTTTCAATGGTCACCTACAAACCATTTACCCAGCCATCTTTCGAAAAAAAGTTGATTTACCATTTGAAAGGGAAAGAATTAAAACCCCTGATGGCGATTTTTTAGACCTAGACTGGCTTAAAGGGGGTAGTAACAGTTTGGTCATTATTAGCCACGGACTGGAAGGCAACAGTCAAAGGCCTTATATGACAGGAATGGCCAAAGTGTTTTTTGATGCAGGGTATGATGTTTTAAATTGGAACTTCAGAGGTTGTAGTGAATCGATGAATACAAAACCTATTTTTTATCATTCAGGAGCCTCTTATGATTTAGATCATGTAGTCTCACATGCCTCAACAAGATATTCAGACATTCATCTAGTGGGGTTTAGTTTAGGTGCAAACATTACACTGAAATACCTAGGCGAAACATTTTGGGAAAGTAAAAAGAACATAAAAAAAGCTATAGCTATTTCTGTCCCTTTGGACTTAGGAGGCTCATGTGATAAAATAGACCAATTAAAAAACAAATTGTATGCATTCAATTTCCTTCATTCCTTAAAGCAAAAAATAAAGAAAAAGGCCAAAGTTTTCCCTGAGAAATTTTCTACCAAACAGCTTTCGAAAATAAACACTATTCGGGCTTTTGACAATGAATTCACGGCTCCTTTACATGGTTTCGGTGATGCTGATGACTATTATAGTAAATGTTCCTCACTTCATTATTTACCCAAAATAAGCCACCCTACTTTGGTTTTAAACGCACGAAATGATCCTTTTTTGAGTAATTCATGTTTCCCTATTGTAAAAGAAGAATATTCGGAAAATTTATTTTTTGAATACCCAAAACATGGTGGTCATGTAGGTTTTAGCCCAAGATCAGGGCAAGAAAGATTCTGGTCCGAAACCAGGGCTCTGGAATTTATCCAAAGTCAAAATATTAATTAA
- a CDS encoding SOS response-associated peptidase: MCGRYSLAKSKIELEDRFQAEMLEDFKPRYNIAPSQLVPVITSDSPKGFSHFYWGITPAFAKNKPVANKLINARAETITEKVSFKNAFKKHRCLVPADGFYEWKKVGKKTKVPYRFVFLNESLFSFAGIWEEFETEKGEIAHTFTVLTTRPNLLTSEIHDRMPVILKKENEEKWLNLDSSEKDLLAMLSPYPDEEMTKYTVSPMVNQVVNDSPFVIRKTLPMDQFGNYTLFG; encoded by the coding sequence ATGTGTGGAAGATATTCGCTCGCAAAATCAAAAATCGAACTTGAAGATAGATTTCAGGCTGAAATGCTTGAAGATTTCAAGCCGAGGTATAACATTGCACCTTCGCAATTAGTCCCTGTAATCACCTCAGACAGCCCTAAAGGCTTTTCTCATTTTTATTGGGGAATCACCCCTGCATTTGCCAAAAACAAACCGGTAGCCAATAAGCTTATAAACGCCAGGGCTGAAACGATTACCGAAAAAGTATCCTTTAAAAATGCCTTTAAAAAGCATCGATGCCTGGTACCTGCAGACGGTTTCTATGAATGGAAAAAAGTGGGTAAAAAAACCAAAGTCCCCTACAGGTTTGTTTTTCTCAACGAGTCGCTCTTTTCATTTGCTGGAATTTGGGAGGAATTTGAAACTGAAAAAGGCGAAATCGCACATACTTTCACTGTGCTGACTACCCGACCTAACCTCCTTACCTCTGAAATTCATGATAGAATGCCAGTTATTTTAAAAAAGGAAAATGAAGAAAAATGGCTCAATCTTGACAGTAGTGAAAAGGATCTTTTGGCCATGCTCAGTCCATATCCTGACGAAGAAATGACTAAATACACCGTCTCTCCTATGGTTAATCAGGTGGTAAATGACAGTCCATTTGTCATAAGAAAAACTTTACCTATGGATCAATTTGGCAACTATACTCTTTTTGGCTAA
- a CDS encoding MBL fold metallo-hydrolase, producing the protein MHSIKVIDLKFQQAEKTIASFLIQGKEKPVLVETGPHSTWKELKSYLNLQGFKPGDLGAVLLTHIHFDHAGSAWEFANEGVKVFLHPKGLPHLANPERLWKSAAKIYGDEQMDKLWGPMETIDENLLVAVNDNEKVVIGDLTFTAVHSPGHATHHIAWMLEDIIFTGDVGGVKITDGPVVPPCPPPDINIEAWKSSIKKILDYHPKELYLTHFGKISKPKEHLCELEVIIDDWAMWMKKQFEEGLSAAEITPQFMEYTKQQMIDQGVDKNLQKLYEYANPSWMSVSGLLRYWKLKQENRL; encoded by the coding sequence ATGCATTCTATAAAAGTTATTGATCTGAAATTTCAACAGGCGGAAAAAACAATTGCTAGTTTTCTAATCCAAGGAAAAGAAAAGCCAGTGTTGGTAGAAACCGGGCCGCATAGTACCTGGAAAGAATTAAAAAGCTATCTAAATCTACAGGGGTTTAAGCCTGGTGATTTAGGGGCTGTACTCCTTACCCATATCCACTTTGATCATGCTGGATCTGCTTGGGAATTCGCTAATGAAGGTGTGAAAGTTTTCCTCCACCCTAAAGGTTTGCCCCATTTAGCCAATCCTGAAAGGCTTTGGAAATCTGCGGCTAAAATTTATGGAGATGAGCAAATGGACAAACTTTGGGGACCAATGGAGACCATTGATGAAAACTTGCTTGTAGCAGTGAATGATAACGAAAAAGTAGTTATTGGGGATTTGACCTTTACTGCCGTTCATAGCCCAGGCCATGCAACACATCATATTGCTTGGATGTTGGAAGATATCATCTTTACAGGTGATGTGGGAGGTGTAAAGATCACTGATGGACCTGTGGTCCCCCCTTGCCCTCCCCCGGACATTAATATTGAGGCCTGGAAATCATCAATAAAAAAAATATTAGACTACCACCCAAAAGAATTGTACTTAACTCATTTCGGTAAAATCAGCAAGCCAAAGGAGCACCTTTGTGAACTTGAAGTAATAATTGATGACTGGGCAATGTGGATGAAAAAACAATTTGAGGAGGGGCTTTCAGCTGCTGAAATCACACCTCAATTCATGGAGTACACCAAGCAACAAATGATTGACCAAGGCGTGGACAAAAACCTGCAAAAACTATATGAGTACGCTAATCCAAGCTGGATGTCTGTAAGTGGTTTATTGAGATATTGGAAATTAAAGCAGGAGAATCGACTTTAA
- a CDS encoding 3-oxoacyl-ACP synthase III family protein, producing the protein MLKSIITGAGHYLPERVVTNDDLSEMMNTNDKWIVERTGIHERRWFTPGVDTVTSMAKNASIMAIKNARIENTAIDFIIFATITPDYFIPGNGVLLQRELGLQGIGALDVRNACSGFLYALSVADQFIKTGMYKNILVVGAEIQSSALNKNDEGRSSAVIFADGAGAVVCSATEEEGRGILSTHLHADGDFAEELYVKDPGSSREVRVSQELIDSGSFNLSMNGNTVFKHAVLRFKEVIEEALAANNLESKDIDLLIPHQANLRISQYIQNKMDLRDDQVFNNIMHYGNTTAATIPIAISESIQQNKIKSGDLVCLAAFGSGFSWASAIIRW; encoded by the coding sequence ATGCTGAAGTCGATTATAACAGGTGCAGGACATTACCTACCAGAAAGAGTTGTAACCAACGATGACCTTTCTGAGATGATGAATACCAATGACAAATGGATTGTAGAAAGGACAGGCATCCATGAAAGAAGGTGGTTTACACCTGGAGTTGATACAGTCACCAGTATGGCTAAAAACGCATCTATTATGGCAATTAAAAATGCTAGAATAGAAAATACAGCAATTGATTTTATCATTTTCGCTACAATAACTCCGGATTATTTCATTCCTGGAAATGGCGTATTGCTCCAAAGAGAACTTGGCTTGCAAGGCATTGGCGCTTTGGACGTAAGAAATGCTTGCTCAGGATTTTTGTATGCCCTATCTGTTGCCGACCAATTCATTAAAACAGGTATGTACAAAAACATATTGGTCGTAGGTGCTGAAATCCAGTCCTCCGCCTTAAATAAAAATGATGAGGGCCGGTCAAGTGCTGTGATTTTCGCAGACGGGGCAGGTGCTGTGGTTTGTAGCGCTACAGAAGAAGAGGGCCGAGGAATACTTTCTACTCATTTACATGCAGATGGCGATTTTGCTGAAGAACTTTACGTAAAGGACCCAGGTAGCAGTAGAGAAGTAAGGGTTTCTCAAGAATTAATAGATAGCGGTTCATTTAATCTTTCCATGAACGGAAACACCGTCTTTAAACATGCGGTATTAAGGTTCAAAGAGGTAATTGAAGAGGCCTTAGCTGCTAATAATTTAGAAAGCAAGGATATTGATTTACTAATACCCCACCAAGCAAACCTCAGAATAAGCCAATACATCCAAAATAAAATGGACCTTAGAGACGATCAGGTCTTTAACAACATCATGCATTACGGCAATACTACCGCGGCAACAATTCCTATTGCTATAAGCGAATCTATTCAACAAAATAAAATCAAATCAGGAGACCTTGTGTGCCTTGCTGCATTTGGAAGTGGATTCTCTTGGGCTTCAGCCATTATAAGGTGGTAG
- a CDS encoding toxin-antitoxin system YwqK family antitoxin yields MKYTFAWLLMIFYVSSSFGQGQVVNLYNKDSTLMGNGVMLNNKMDGLWKFINPKTNSLIQQGNFKNGLKDGQWIIYFSNKQKHIVADYKDNKRNGSFLEYDLGGALIKNAVYQDSVLVGPYKEYYGNQSKSGLANPKQVKTEGDYLNGKKSGKWIFYFENGEKAVEINYKEGIKDGPYKEYDPFGELIVEANYVDNQPDGPFKRFSQTGRIQESGEYNAGRRVGKWTSYFPDSNILESEKFYDKSGHKTGTWNYYYENKRVARVERYENDIPVGKWEEYFPDKSVSKQVTYDLGVPVGEYIENHNNGKPSVRGQYENGFRSGIWKSYYPEGKIYSIGEYKNDLKSGLWKYFNKIGILVAEGKYQLGAEQGQWFYYYDGGQLKSVGSYLLGQEDGMWGLFYDNKQLTQEETWDFGRLLNVSTYNNYDGSKTLNHGTLKDGNGTRITYYVNGVKESEGNYKSGKPEGVWKYYHDNGRLASEGKMEDGKKEGSWKYYTRSGNLEDILKFENDELLADDVPEESDLFQDFN; encoded by the coding sequence ATGAAATATACATTTGCCTGGCTTTTGATGATTTTTTATGTGTCTTCCTCATTTGGACAAGGCCAAGTGGTGAACCTTTACAATAAAGACTCAACCCTTATGGGTAATGGAGTAATGCTCAATAACAAAATGGACGGTCTTTGGAAGTTCATTAATCCTAAAACCAATAGTTTAATTCAGCAAGGCAATTTCAAAAATGGATTGAAAGATGGTCAGTGGATCATTTATTTTTCAAACAAACAAAAGCACATTGTAGCTGATTATAAAGACAATAAAAGGAACGGTTCATTTTTAGAATATGATTTAGGAGGGGCGCTAATAAAAAATGCCGTTTATCAAGACAGCGTTTTGGTTGGACCTTATAAAGAGTATTATGGTAATCAGAGTAAATCAGGATTAGCCAATCCAAAACAGGTTAAAACAGAAGGCGACTATTTGAATGGTAAAAAATCAGGCAAATGGATTTTCTATTTTGAAAATGGAGAGAAGGCTGTTGAAATAAACTATAAAGAAGGAATTAAAGACGGCCCTTACAAAGAGTATGACCCGTTTGGAGAGTTGATTGTAGAAGCCAACTATGTCGACAACCAACCCGATGGGCCATTTAAAAGATTTTCACAAACGGGACGAATTCAAGAATCCGGAGAATACAATGCAGGAAGAAGAGTAGGTAAATGGACAAGTTATTTCCCTGACTCCAATATTTTGGAATCAGAAAAATTCTATGATAAATCAGGTCACAAAACTGGAACTTGGAATTATTATTACGAAAACAAAAGAGTAGCAAGGGTAGAACGCTATGAAAATGATATCCCTGTAGGTAAGTGGGAAGAATATTTCCCAGACAAGTCAGTATCCAAACAAGTAACCTATGATTTGGGTGTTCCGGTGGGTGAATATATAGAAAACCACAACAATGGAAAACCATCAGTAAGGGGTCAGTATGAAAATGGTTTTCGATCAGGAATTTGGAAAAGCTATTATCCAGAGGGTAAAATCTATTCAATTGGAGAATACAAAAACGACTTGAAATCAGGGCTTTGGAAATATTTCAATAAAATCGGAATACTAGTGGCTGAAGGCAAATACCAATTAGGTGCAGAACAAGGACAGTGGTTTTATTATTATGATGGCGGTCAGTTAAAATCAGTAGGAAGCTATTTACTGGGTCAGGAAGATGGTATGTGGGGACTTTTTTACGACAACAAACAACTTACGCAAGAGGAAACATGGGATTTTGGTAGGCTTTTAAATGTAAGTACCTACAACAATTATGATGGATCCAAAACTTTAAACCATGGCACCTTAAAGGATGGAAATGGCACAAGAATCACCTATTATGTAAATGGGGTAAAAGAATCTGAAGGCAATTACAAATCTGGTAAACCTGAAGGCGTGTGGAAATATTACCATGATAATGGTAGACTTGCCTCTGAAGGAAAAATGGAAGATGGTAAAAAAGAAGGGTCTTGGAAATACTATACTCGATCAGGAAATTTGGAAGACATCTTGAAATTTGAAAATGATGAGTTACTTGCAGACGACGTTCCTGAGGAAAGTGATTTATTTCAAGATTTCAATTAA
- a CDS encoding Lacal_2735 family protein, with protein sequence MFGLFRKKTQLEKLQQLYKDCLEKAHKASHHNRQLSDNLMAEAEVIAKKIDALKKG encoded by the coding sequence ATGTTTGGCCTATTTAGAAAGAAAACCCAGCTCGAAAAACTTCAACAGTTATACAAGGACTGCTTGGAAAAAGCACATAAAGCATCTCATCATAATAGGCAGCTTTCTGATAATTTAATGGCAGAGGCTGAAGTCATTGCAAAAAAAATAGATGCATTGAAAAAGGGCTAA
- a CDS encoding DUF6600 domain-containing protein: MKTLKSNRSTFPVSMKVLTIGILLFFVGSIQNTNALPVSVSFQVFYDELSPYGDWIEDPNYGFIWVPYVDQSFQPYRTNGHWVMSTYGNTWVSQYDWGWAPFHYGRWFFSDFYGWAWIPGYEWGPAWVNWRSGRGYYGWLPLGPQVYYYSSARYNIYSHWVFVPRRRLLSRRIHRYYMHGRNVNVIYNQTTIINNTYIHNNNRYIAGPSRSELQQVTRRNVPVFEVRQGRRPGRTSVGNNTISVYRPQVSARSSSRNAVSSRPKKYVSAKEYGNTRSTLNSRTNVRSTNRATTRNSNVRSEALRESKTPTSRPAARSAVKPTTERSNTQSRRVAPSVNPSNSRSNNNIGNTNSRSRNSSTPPSSGVIRRSTTSPNNGNTRRVTPDNQQNRRSTVSPSPRSNTVTPKQSVTKQRSSTQRQVIKSSPVQSRPTPKKVAPSTRKSNSVQRTPPQRTNSRVKSNSSSSSQTRSTSKSSQRSTRSTSPSTRSTRSTRSTRGN, encoded by the coding sequence ATGAAAACCTTAAAAAGTAATCGGTCGACATTCCCAGTTTCTATGAAAGTTTTAACCATAGGAATCTTATTGTTTTTTGTAGGCAGTATTCAAAATACAAATGCTTTACCAGTTTCAGTTTCATTTCAGGTATTTTATGATGAACTAAGCCCTTACGGAGATTGGATAGAAGATCCAAATTATGGTTTTATATGGGTTCCTTACGTAGACCAATCTTTTCAACCTTATCGTACAAATGGGCATTGGGTAATGTCAACCTATGGCAACACCTGGGTTTCTCAATATGATTGGGGCTGGGCTCCTTTCCATTATGGAAGATGGTTTTTCAGTGACTTCTACGGTTGGGCTTGGATCCCAGGGTATGAATGGGGACCAGCTTGGGTAAACTGGAGATCAGGTAGAGGCTATTATGGATGGTTACCTCTTGGTCCTCAAGTTTATTACTATAGCTCAGCTCGATATAATATCTATTCCCATTGGGTTTTTGTACCTAGACGCAGGTTATTAAGCAGAAGGATTCACAGGTATTATATGCATGGTAGAAATGTAAATGTTATTTACAATCAAACTACCATTATCAACAATACCTATATCCACAATAATAACAGGTACATTGCCGGACCAAGCCGTTCTGAATTGCAACAAGTAACTAGGCGTAATGTCCCGGTTTTTGAAGTTCGACAAGGAAGAAGACCAGGAAGAACTTCAGTGGGAAATAATACTATCAGTGTGTATAGACCACAGGTCTCAGCGAGATCCTCATCAAGAAATGCAGTAAGTTCTAGACCGAAAAAGTATGTAAGTGCAAAGGAATACGGTAATACCCGGTCTACTTTGAATAGTCGTACAAATGTTAGGTCTACTAATAGAGCGACCACAAGGAACTCTAACGTGAGGTCTGAGGCTCTTAGGGAAAGTAAAACACCCACATCTAGACCTGCTGCAAGAAGCGCTGTGAAACCTACTACTGAAAGAAGTAATACCCAATCAAGGAGAGTAGCTCCTTCTGTTAACCCCAGTAATTCCAGGTCAAATAACAACATTGGAAATACAAATAGCAGAAGTAGAAATAGCAGTACTCCTCCGAGTAGTGGCGTTATTAGGAGAAGTACCACTTCACCTAACAATGGCAACACACGCAGAGTTACACCAGACAATCAACAAAACAGGAGATCTACGGTATCCCCTTCCCCTAGAAGTAATACCGTAACTCCTAAACAAAGTGTGACAAAACAACGGTCATCTACTCAAAGACAGGTAATTAAATCTTCACCTGTTCAAAGTAGACCAACTCCAAAAAAGGTCGCTCCTTCAACTAGAAAAAGTAACAGTGTTCAAAGAACGCCGCCTCAAAGAACCAATTCAAGGGTTAAATCTAATAGCAGTAGTAGCTCTCAAACAAGAAGCACCTCTAAAAGCTCTCAACGATCTACCAGAAGTACTTCACCTTCAACAAGGTCAACTAGATCGACTAGATCGACTAGAGGCAATTAA
- a CDS encoding sugar phosphate isomerase/epimerase family protein, with translation MEIKRRNVLKTIGLGSIAAVQPVSAFSMPKKKGKFTYCLNTSTIRGQDPGLAKYIEIAAEAGYDGIEIWIQDLKKFLADGNSTSTLKTMIENSGLKVENAIGFAPWMVADKDKSRQGFLQMEEEMNLLAAIGCKRVAAPGVGAEAPVDLVLAGEKFKDLLDLGRKTGVMPQLEFWGAFKPFYHLGQILMVAAVANDPDARLLPDIFHLYRGGSGFDGLKLINGNAIEIFHMNDFQGNIQREEQSDKDRVYPGDGVGPLVQVVRDLKNMGGDKVLSLELFNPEYWKEDPLHVAKTGLAKMKAIVKAAN, from the coding sequence ATGGAAATTAAAAGAAGAAATGTACTAAAAACAATAGGCCTAGGTTCTATTGCTGCGGTTCAACCTGTTTCAGCCTTTTCAATGCCAAAAAAGAAAGGGAAATTCACTTATTGTTTAAATACCAGTACCATTAGAGGCCAGGATCCTGGATTGGCCAAATATATAGAGATAGCTGCTGAGGCCGGTTATGATGGTATTGAAATATGGATTCAGGATTTAAAGAAGTTTCTTGCTGACGGAAATAGTACCTCTACATTGAAAACCATGATTGAAAATAGTGGTTTAAAGGTAGAAAATGCAATTGGTTTTGCTCCATGGATGGTGGCGGATAAGGATAAGAGCAGACAAGGGTTTCTTCAAATGGAAGAAGAAATGAATTTGCTGGCTGCCATAGGTTGTAAGAGAGTTGCAGCACCAGGAGTTGGAGCAGAAGCACCTGTGGATTTAGTCTTGGCCGGCGAAAAGTTTAAAGATTTATTGGATTTAGGAAGAAAGACAGGCGTGATGCCTCAATTGGAATTCTGGGGTGCTTTCAAACCATTTTACCACTTAGGGCAGATATTGATGGTAGCAGCGGTAGCCAATGATCCTGATGCTCGCTTATTGCCAGACATTTTCCATCTCTATAGAGGCGGATCTGGGTTTGATGGATTGAAATTAATCAATGGGAATGCAATAGAGATTTTTCACATGAATGATTTTCAAGGGAATATCCAAAGAGAAGAACAGTCAGACAAGGATCGGGTGTATCCAGGAGATGGTGTAGGCCCCTTGGTTCAGGTGGTTAGAGATTTAAAGAATATGGGAGGAGATAAGGTGCTTTCATTAGAGCTTTTTAACCCAGAATACTGGAAGGAAGATCCACTTCATGTAGCAAAGACAGGTTTAGCAAAAATGAAGGCTATAGTAAAGGCTGCCAACTAA